The following are encoded in a window of Cryobacterium sp. CG_9.6 genomic DNA:
- a CDS encoding DEAD/DEAH box helicase, with protein sequence MAHSLSTHEIARLVGSQSFSRGERYARNGHVTARSWFGNGTQLFGNVQGSNPEPYSVTVSFTLSGSGVVLRASGVCTCPMKTNCKHVAALLISSASAPEASQPARSPGRPLGERRMPAFESAPEPPAAPAWQTALGALTRPRDEEATATAIALQFDLLEPAPATRFAARRGPQPQRLGARPMLMGKKGKWIRGNITWDNLSYLPGSFAPEHRKILAAIYALYSAGSRYYTYADQWIHLDGFANRALWELLGEARATGLPLVSSNATQSPIILSQADAALELDINRTEEGLTLTPLVVLNSVRLQRRDVGFIGEPAHGIFTWSNADDLDDDTVTNLTLAPLAHRVNADMRALATAPTPLHIPSADEPAFVSDYYPFLRQQLTLTSHDGSFTLPESPRPELCLGVTHQAGHRVELLWQWRYLASAPAPTSDTPPSAAADEADAGLERYRLALWTSPSDAGYRDAAAEAAILLSLDSALTAFPALAPDYRGHPRLNARSSLEGSAMISFLDTLLPTLRTLPHVSVTVAEGAPSYREADEAPVISLATTARADSRDWFNLDVTVSIEGEEIPFDELFRALASEQELMILPTGTYFSLDRPELHQLRHLIEEARGLQDASSDSLGLSRFQADLWEELQELGVVAQQAASWRSAIEGLTDATQIDERPLSPLVHATLRGYQQAGFDWLSFLYDHGLGGVLADDMGLGKTLQAIALIAHARDSRAESDGPRAPFLVVAPTSVVSNWAAECARFAPGLTVATVSQTAGKRGVSLASASQGADVVITSYTLFRLDFDEYNSLDWAGLLLDEAQFVKNHQSKAHQCARRLTTPFKLAITGTPMENNLMELWSLLSITAPGLFASPSRFTDYYRKPIETDGDSERLGQLRRRIRPFMLRRTKDQVAGDLPEKQEQVLELDLHPKHRKVYDMHLARERQKVLGLIDNMNANRFEIFRSLTMLRQLSLDASLYDKKYDAIPSTKLDALLELLEDTVAEGHRTLIFSQFTQYLGKARDRLEAAGISYSYLDGKTRNRAKAISDFKDGDTSVFLISLKAGGFGLNLTEADYVILLDPWWNPATEAQAVDRVHRIGQTKNVMVYRLVSKDTIEEKVMALKATKARLFESVMTDGAARATALTASDIRELLA encoded by the coding sequence GGCCGCCCTCCTCATTTCCAGCGCGAGCGCGCCGGAGGCCAGCCAACCCGCCCGCTCACCCGGGCGTCCACTCGGTGAAAGGCGGATGCCCGCCTTCGAGTCCGCCCCGGAGCCACCGGCTGCCCCCGCCTGGCAGACGGCCCTCGGTGCGCTCACCCGCCCCCGCGACGAGGAGGCGACCGCCACCGCGATTGCGCTGCAGTTCGATCTGTTGGAGCCTGCCCCCGCCACGCGTTTCGCCGCCCGCCGTGGCCCACAACCGCAGCGACTCGGCGCCCGCCCCATGCTCATGGGCAAGAAGGGCAAGTGGATTCGCGGCAACATCACCTGGGACAACCTTTCCTACCTGCCCGGGTCATTCGCCCCCGAGCACCGCAAGATTCTTGCCGCCATTTACGCGCTGTATTCGGCCGGTTCGCGCTATTACACCTACGCGGACCAGTGGATTCATCTCGACGGCTTCGCCAACCGCGCGCTCTGGGAACTGCTCGGCGAGGCGCGCGCGACCGGGCTTCCGCTCGTCTCGAGCAACGCCACCCAGTCCCCCATTATTCTCAGCCAAGCGGATGCCGCACTCGAGCTCGACATCAACCGCACGGAGGAGGGCCTCACGCTCACCCCCCTGGTGGTGCTCAACTCCGTTCGGCTGCAGCGCCGCGACGTGGGCTTCATCGGGGAACCGGCCCACGGAATTTTCACCTGGTCGAACGCGGACGACCTCGACGACGATACCGTGACCAACCTCACCCTGGCCCCGCTCGCCCACCGGGTGAACGCGGACATGCGAGCGCTGGCCACGGCACCGACGCCGCTGCACATTCCGAGCGCCGATGAACCGGCCTTCGTCTCGGACTACTACCCGTTTTTGCGCCAGCAGCTCACGCTCACCAGTCACGACGGCTCCTTCACCCTGCCGGAGAGCCCCCGGCCCGAGCTCTGCCTGGGCGTGACGCACCAAGCGGGGCACCGGGTTGAACTGCTCTGGCAGTGGCGCTACCTCGCCAGCGCGCCCGCTCCCACCAGCGACACTCCCCCCTCGGCGGCAGCGGATGAAGCAGATGCCGGTCTCGAGCGTTACCGCCTGGCCCTGTGGACCTCGCCGAGCGATGCCGGTTACCGCGACGCGGCCGCCGAGGCCGCCATTCTGCTGAGCCTCGACTCCGCCCTCACCGCGTTCCCGGCCCTGGCTCCCGACTACCGCGGGCACCCACGACTGAACGCGCGCTCCAGCCTCGAGGGCTCGGCCATGATCTCGTTCCTCGACACGCTGCTCCCCACCCTGCGCACCCTGCCGCACGTGTCCGTGACGGTGGCCGAGGGTGCGCCCAGCTACCGGGAAGCCGACGAGGCTCCCGTCATCAGCCTCGCCACCACCGCTCGCGCCGACAGCCGTGACTGGTTCAACCTGGATGTGACGGTGAGCATCGAGGGCGAGGAGATCCCCTTCGACGAGCTGTTCCGTGCGCTCGCCTCGGAGCAGGAACTCATGATCCTGCCCACCGGCACCTACTTCAGCCTGGACCGGCCCGAACTGCACCAGCTGCGCCACCTCATTGAGGAGGCCAGGGGTCTGCAGGACGCCTCCTCCGACTCGCTGGGGCTCAGCCGTTTTCAGGCCGACCTTTGGGAGGAACTGCAGGAGCTCGGCGTCGTTGCCCAGCAGGCGGCCAGCTGGCGCAGCGCCATCGAGGGGCTCACCGACGCCACGCAGATCGATGAGCGTCCGCTCTCCCCGCTCGTGCACGCCACGCTGCGCGGCTATCAGCAGGCCGGTTTCGACTGGCTCAGTTTTCTGTACGACCACGGCCTCGGTGGCGTGCTCGCCGACGACATGGGCCTCGGAAAAACCCTGCAAGCGATTGCACTGATCGCCCACGCCCGGGACAGCCGAGCCGAAAGCGACGGCCCCCGGGCTCCGTTCCTCGTGGTCGCACCCACGAGCGTGGTGTCGAACTGGGCCGCGGAGTGCGCACGCTTCGCGCCCGGGCTCACGGTGGCCACGGTAAGCCAGACGGCCGGTAAGCGGGGCGTGAGTCTCGCATCCGCTAGTCAGGGAGCGGATGTCGTCATCACGAGCTACACCCTGTTCCGACTCGACTTCGACGAGTACAACAGCCTCGACTGGGCCGGACTGCTGCTCGATGAGGCTCAGTTCGTGAAGAATCACCAGAGCAAGGCGCACCAGTGCGCACGGCGCCTCACCACTCCGTTCAAGCTCGCCATCACCGGAACGCCCATGGAGAACAACCTCATGGAGCTGTGGTCACTGCTCTCGATCACGGCCCCGGGCCTCTTCGCCAGCCCGAGCCGGTTCACGGACTACTACCGCAAGCCGATCGAGACCGACGGGGATAGCGAGCGACTGGGGCAGCTGCGCCGACGCATCCGCCCGTTCATGCTGCGCCGCACCAAAGATCAGGTGGCCGGGGACCTGCCCGAGAAGCAGGAGCAGGTGCTCGAACTCGACCTGCACCCCAAACACCGCAAGGTGTATGACATGCACCTGGCCCGTGAGCGCCAGAAGGTGCTGGGACTCATCGACAACATGAACGCGAACCGGTTCGAGATTTTTCGGTCGCTCACCATGCTGCGTCAGCTGAGCCTCGATGCCAGCCTGTACGACAAGAAATATGATGCCATTCCGTCAACCAAACTCGACGCCCTGCTGGAGTTGCTGGAGGACACCGTGGCGGAGGGACACCGCACGCTCATTTTCAGCCAGTTCACGCAGTACCTGGGCAAGGCCCGCGACCGGCTGGAGGCGGCTGGCATCAGCTATTCCTACCTCGACGGCAAGACGCGCAACCGGGCCAAGGCCATCAGCGATTTCAAGGACGGCGACACCTCGGTGTTTCTGATCAGCCTGAAAGCCGGCGGATTCGGACTCAACCTCACCGAGGCCGACTACGTCATTCTGCTGGACCCGTGGTGGAACCCGGCCACCGAGGCGCAGGCCGTGGACCGCGTGCACCGCATCGGACAGACCAAGAACGTGATGGTGTATCGCCTGGTGTCCAAGGACACTATCGAAGAGAAAGTGATGGCGCTCAAAGCCACGAAGGCTCGACTGTTTGAAAGCGTGATGACCGATGGCGCCGCTCGGGCAACCGCACTCACCGCCTCGGACATCCGGGAACTTCTCGCCTAG
- a CDS encoding histidine phosphatase family protein: protein MTSTTFALIRHGQTDWNAALRIQGATDIPLNDVGRGQATDAVAPLSAFEWDFVVSSPLSRAAETADLIAADLDLTVTLRIPGLIERDYGPAEGLQDGEELEALRFPGGFHGAEAESDVAERGIDALQQLAREHPGARIIVVSHGTLIRLCLERVLERPIGSINNAALTLVQHHPAGWKLEILNGETPPQ from the coding sequence GTGACTTCCACCACCTTCGCCCTCATTCGCCACGGTCAAACCGATTGGAACGCAGCGCTGCGCATCCAGGGTGCCACCGACATTCCCCTGAACGACGTGGGACGAGGTCAGGCAACGGATGCCGTGGCTCCCCTCTCCGCCTTCGAGTGGGACTTTGTGGTGTCGAGCCCACTCTCCCGCGCCGCCGAGACGGCCGATCTCATCGCTGCCGACCTTGACCTCACGGTCACGCTGCGCATTCCGGGTCTGATTGAGCGTGATTACGGTCCCGCAGAGGGTCTGCAGGACGGCGAAGAGCTTGAGGCCCTCCGTTTTCCGGGCGGCTTTCATGGCGCCGAAGCCGAGTCAGACGTTGCCGAACGCGGGATCGACGCCCTGCAGCAACTCGCACGCGAACACCCCGGTGCCCGCATCATCGTCGTCAGCCACGGCACGCTCATTCGCCTGTGTCTCGAGCGCGTGCTGGAGCGGCCGATCGGAAGCATTAATAACGCCGCGCTCACCCTCGTGCAGCATCACCCCGCCGGCTGGAAGCTCGAGATCTTGAACGGCGAGACCCCGCCCCAGTAA
- a CDS encoding primary-amine oxidase — protein sequence MHPLDPLAAEEFSGASAILAREHGVGAGWRFASIELVEPPRQLITDFEQTGTVPERLARLVVLHRAENATYTAVVSLTNDRVLEFTHVPGVQANFTVDEWEEADAALRVHPDVIAALAQRGITNLDLVFIDTWTYGDAVIPDQYRGRRLGWSDIWVRASTDGNPYAGPVNGLHLVIDVNTMELLEIEDSFTVETPEIMGEYVPHLVPERIRAQSVRPPRKPLDIAQPEGAGFSIDGHLIQWQGWSMRVGFNYREGMTLHRVGYRDGAAVGGERVRPVANRLSFSEMIVPYRDPSVDHFRRTAFDIGEWGLGFMTTSLELGCDCLGEVQYIDAVLHNSAGEPYKIPNAFCVHEEDNGVLWKHVDHNGNVEVRRMRRLVVSFHVTVANYEYLVYWRFYEDGNIECEVRATGIMVVTHIKEGQLHPNGPLVDNLTYAPIHQHFIVARMDLDIDGSDNTVFRSETHIQPTNADNPHGLGLIQVNTPIEQEGFDDFDWNTQRTWKVVNENSLNGLGTAVSYKLVPSAAIPSLFDPTAPAFQRAQVIGHTVWVTPSDETERWPCGEFVNQSSVDHGLPEWIQAERPVRNTDVVLWYVFGIHHVTRPEDWPIMPSDTVAFWLKPVGFFDRNPSLDVAPSMSTHCAPGHDQASHDHTEHDHSQHHQEVAE from the coding sequence ATGCATCCACTTGATCCGCTCGCCGCCGAGGAATTCTCCGGGGCGAGCGCCATACTGGCGCGCGAACACGGCGTGGGGGCCGGCTGGCGCTTCGCCTCCATCGAACTCGTGGAACCACCCCGGCAGCTCATCACCGATTTTGAGCAGACCGGGACCGTTCCCGAACGTCTCGCCCGACTCGTGGTGCTGCACCGGGCCGAGAATGCCACCTACACGGCGGTGGTGTCGCTGACCAACGATCGGGTGCTGGAGTTCACTCATGTTCCCGGCGTGCAGGCCAACTTCACCGTGGACGAGTGGGAAGAAGCGGATGCTGCCCTGCGCGTGCACCCGGACGTGATTGCCGCTCTCGCACAGCGCGGCATCACCAACCTTGACCTGGTTTTCATCGATACGTGGACGTATGGCGACGCCGTCATCCCCGACCAGTACCGCGGTCGCCGGCTCGGCTGGTCTGACATTTGGGTACGCGCCTCCACAGACGGCAACCCCTACGCCGGACCGGTGAACGGTCTGCACCTGGTAATCGACGTGAACACGATGGAGCTGCTCGAGATCGAGGACTCCTTCACCGTGGAGACGCCCGAGATCATGGGCGAATACGTGCCGCACCTGGTGCCGGAGCGGATTCGTGCCCAGAGCGTGCGACCGCCGCGCAAGCCGCTCGACATTGCGCAGCCGGAGGGTGCCGGGTTCTCGATCGACGGCCACCTGATCCAGTGGCAGGGTTGGTCGATGCGGGTGGGCTTCAACTACCGCGAGGGCATGACGCTGCACCGTGTGGGGTACCGCGATGGCGCTGCCGTGGGCGGCGAGCGCGTGCGCCCGGTTGCCAACCGGCTCTCATTCTCGGAAATGATCGTGCCGTATCGCGACCCCAGCGTGGACCATTTTCGCCGCACGGCCTTCGACATCGGTGAGTGGGGCCTCGGCTTCATGACCACGTCTCTGGAGCTCGGCTGCGACTGCCTCGGCGAGGTGCAGTACATCGACGCCGTGCTGCACAACAGCGCGGGTGAACCTTACAAGATCCCCAACGCGTTCTGCGTGCACGAAGAAGACAACGGTGTGCTCTGGAAGCACGTGGACCACAATGGCAACGTTGAGGTGAGACGGATGCGTCGGCTCGTCGTGTCCTTCCACGTGACCGTGGCCAACTACGAATACCTCGTGTACTGGCGTTTCTATGAAGACGGCAATATCGAGTGCGAGGTGCGCGCGACCGGCATCATGGTGGTGACTCACATTAAAGAGGGTCAACTGCACCCCAACGGCCCCCTCGTGGACAACCTCACCTACGCCCCCATCCACCAGCACTTCATCGTGGCCCGGATGGACCTGGACATCGACGGCAGCGACAACACGGTTTTCCGCTCCGAAACTCACATTCAGCCCACAAACGCCGATAATCCGCACGGACTGGGCCTGATCCAGGTGAACACCCCGATCGAGCAGGAAGGCTTTGACGACTTCGACTGGAACACCCAGCGCACCTGGAAGGTGGTCAACGAGAACTCGCTTAATGGTCTCGGCACCGCGGTGTCGTACAAGCTCGTGCCGAGCGCAGCGATCCCCTCCCTCTTCGACCCCACCGCCCCCGCGTTTCAACGCGCCCAGGTGATCGGCCACACCGTGTGGGTGACGCCCAGCGACGAGACAGAGCGTTGGCCGTGCGGCGAATTCGTGAACCAGAGCAGTGTGGACCACGGTTTGCCCGAGTGGATTCAGGCCGAACGCCCGGTGCGTAACACCGACGTCGTGCTCTGGTATGTTTTTGGAATTCATCACGTGACACGGCCGGAGGACTGGCCCATCATGCCGAGCGACACGGTGGCTTTCTGGCTCAAGCCGGTGGGATTCTTCGATCGCAACCCCTCCCTCGACGTAGCTCCCAGCATGTCAACGCACTGCGCCCCCGGTCATGACCAGGCGAGCCACGACCACACCGAACACGACCACAGCCAGCACCATCAGGAGGTAGCGGAATGA
- a CDS encoding universal stress protein has translation MTRIPNYVVAYEATARGKEAIELGVALARLTHAELRVCLMLERSTAVPAKVPASTADFERLLEEQAREWLAAAATQVPSDVPVTTHVLWADSTSEGLIAAAAKFDSDRIVVGAARGGLLNRFTIGSVANALLHASPVPVALAPRGYRAPEAVTRITCAIGTRSGWEALLDSMVALADGLPVDLRFVTLVEADASHARPAHERTRAHDDAAKVDSAAHLAGVLTYFQKRSGATGTVTTEVATGATVEAAVEALDWRPGEIAFVGSSRLASPSRIFLGITAHRMLHGLPVPLVVVPNLPRVPLHA, from the coding sequence ATGACCCGAATTCCCAACTATGTCGTCGCCTACGAGGCGACCGCACGCGGCAAGGAGGCCATTGAGCTGGGAGTGGCACTCGCCCGGCTCACGCACGCTGAGCTTCGGGTGTGCCTCATGCTCGAGCGGTCGACGGCCGTGCCCGCGAAGGTTCCCGCCTCGACGGCCGATTTCGAACGGCTGCTCGAAGAGCAGGCCCGAGAGTGGCTCGCCGCGGCGGCCACCCAGGTCCCCAGCGACGTTCCCGTCACCACCCACGTGCTCTGGGCCGATTCCACCTCGGAGGGCCTCATCGCGGCAGCCGCAAAGTTCGATTCCGACCGCATTGTGGTGGGAGCCGCGCGCGGCGGTCTGTTGAACCGCTTCACGATTGGCAGTGTCGCCAACGCCCTGCTGCACGCCTCCCCGGTGCCCGTTGCGCTCGCCCCCCGCGGTTACCGGGCGCCGGAGGCGGTCACCCGCATCACCTGCGCCATTGGCACCCGCTCCGGGTGGGAGGCGCTGCTCGATTCCATGGTTGCTCTCGCGGACGGCCTTCCCGTTGACCTGCGCTTTGTCACGCTGGTCGAAGCGGATGCCTCCCACGCCCGACCCGCGCACGAACGCACCCGCGCCCACGATGACGCGGCCAAGGTCGACAGCGCCGCCCACCTGGCCGGGGTCCTCACGTACTTCCAGAAGCGCTCGGGCGCGACCGGAACCGTGACCACCGAGGTCGCCACCGGTGCAACGGTGGAGGCCGCAGTGGAGGCTCTGGACTGGCGACCCGGCGAGATCGCTTTTGTCGGCTCGAGCAGGCTGGCCAGCCCCAGCCGCATCTTCCTCGGCATCACGGCGCACCGCATGCTGCACGGGCTCCCCGTGCCGCTCGTGGTCGTTCCCAACCTCCCGCGCGTTCCGCTCCACGCTTAG
- a CDS encoding APC family permease: MAHTPSPSATPDASALPTTGGLSAKGLSAGSIGLLGATVIGISCIAPAYTLTASLGPTVAAVGTQMPGIFLVGFLPMLLVALGYRELNTAMPDSGTSFTWATRAFGPWIGWMGGWGLIVATVVVLSNLAGVAVDFLYLALAQVFNNPALADLTNNVLINIVTCLVFMVLACYVSYRGMETTKVVQYVLVAFQLIVLVWFSVAALIEFGNGSAFDELAFSASWFNPFLVPSFSAFAAGVSLSIFIFWGWDVTLTMNEETKNPKTTPGRAATLTVVIIFALYILVAIAALMFSGIGTGALGLGNEDIQGNVFAALAGPVMGPFAILLSLAVLSSSAASLQSTFVGPARTMLAMGHYDAFPKRFASISPRFKSPGFATIVAAVVAWGFYAVLRVVSTDVLTDTILTLGMMICFYYGVTAFACVWYFRAEAFSNARAFFLKFLAPLIGGVILSVIFVTTVIDSMSPDYGSGSNIGGVGLVFVLAVVLFSSGIILMFVQRRANPAFFQGKTLTKGTSLD, from the coding sequence ATGGCACACACCCCCTCGCCCAGCGCGACGCCCGATGCTTCCGCCCTGCCTACCACCGGCGGCCTGTCAGCCAAGGGCCTCAGCGCTGGCTCAATCGGCCTGCTCGGCGCCACCGTCATCGGCATTTCGTGCATTGCGCCGGCGTACACACTCACGGCATCCCTCGGCCCCACGGTAGCCGCCGTGGGAACACAGATGCCGGGCATCTTTCTTGTGGGGTTCCTCCCCATGCTGCTCGTTGCTCTCGGCTACCGCGAACTGAACACGGCCATGCCCGACAGTGGCACCTCCTTCACCTGGGCCACCCGAGCCTTCGGCCCGTGGATCGGCTGGATGGGCGGCTGGGGACTGATCGTCGCCACGGTGGTGGTGCTCTCCAACCTTGCCGGGGTCGCGGTCGACTTCCTCTATCTGGCGCTCGCGCAGGTGTTCAACAACCCCGCCCTCGCCGATCTCACCAACAATGTACTGATCAACATCGTCACCTGTCTGGTGTTCATGGTGTTGGCCTGTTACGTCTCCTACCGCGGCATGGAAACCACCAAGGTGGTGCAATACGTTCTCGTTGCCTTCCAACTCATTGTGCTGGTGTGGTTCAGCGTCGCTGCCCTGATCGAATTCGGTAATGGGTCCGCCTTCGACGAACTCGCGTTCAGCGCCAGCTGGTTCAACCCGTTCCTGGTACCGAGCTTCTCCGCCTTTGCGGCCGGGGTCTCGCTGTCGATCTTCATCTTCTGGGGCTGGGACGTCACCCTCACCATGAACGAGGAGACCAAAAACCCGAAGACCACGCCGGGCCGCGCCGCCACGCTCACCGTGGTCATTATCTTTGCCCTCTACATTCTGGTGGCCATTGCCGCCCTGATGTTCTCCGGCATCGGCACGGGCGCCCTCGGCCTCGGAAACGAAGACATTCAGGGCAACGTTTTTGCGGCTCTGGCGGGGCCGGTAATGGGTCCGTTCGCCATTCTGCTCTCCCTCGCCGTGCTCTCCAGTTCGGCCGCGTCCCTACAGTCCACCTTCGTGGGTCCGGCCCGCACCATGCTGGCGATGGGTCACTACGACGCATTCCCCAAGCGGTTCGCGAGCATCAGCCCGCGGTTCAAGTCGCCCGGTTTTGCCACGATCGTTGCGGCGGTCGTGGCGTGGGGCTTCTATGCCGTGCTGCGGGTAGTCAGCACCGACGTACTCACCGACACGATCCTCACGCTCGGCATGATGATCTGCTTCTACTACGGCGTCACGGCATTCGCGTGCGTCTGGTATTTCCGGGCCGAGGCATTCTCAAACGCGCGGGCCTTCTTCCTGAAGTTCCTCGCGCCGCTCATCGGCGGGGTGATCCTCAGCGTCATCTTCGTGACGACCGTGATCGACAGCATGAGCCCCGACTACGGCAGCGGCTCCAACATCGGCGGCGTCGGGCTCGTGTTCGTGCTCGCCGTGGTGCTGTTCAGCTCGGGCATCATTTTGATGTTCGTGCAGCGCCGGGCGAACCCCGCGTTCTTCCAGGGCAAAACCCTCACGAAGGGCACCTCGCTCGACTAG
- a CDS encoding methyltransferase produces MSESGTRKQTLTTSRTDFDFDRLSRQPDVEADNLFAVDASDRLILDEAAGALAGAGSGNVVILEDRYGALTLGAAALHGARKLRVYQDALSGEHALERNASQFGLDDCYRSLPLGEELLTGARVVLFQIPRSLGELDEIASAIARYAAPDVLVFAGGRIKHMSVTMNEVLRRHFGALNVTPARQKSRVLIATSPIATGPSDWPHTEVHEDLGLTVRAHGAAFAGTSVDIGTRALLDVLDRMKPDAESAIDLGCGTGVLAAALALQRPRLRVIATDQSAAAVASARATMDANALAERVTVVRDDALSSRAEGSAELILLNPPFHIGSSVHAGIALKLFADAARVLSPGGELWSVWNTHLGYRPELTRIVGPTRQVGRNTKFTVTVSTRR; encoded by the coding sequence ATGTCCGAATCGGGCACACGCAAGCAGACGCTCACCACGTCACGGACCGATTTCGACTTCGATCGACTGAGCCGCCAACCAGACGTTGAAGCCGACAACCTTTTCGCGGTCGACGCGAGTGACCGGCTCATCCTCGACGAAGCGGCCGGCGCACTCGCCGGAGCCGGCTCCGGCAACGTCGTTATCCTCGAGGACCGCTACGGCGCACTCACCCTCGGCGCCGCTGCCCTGCACGGCGCCCGCAAGCTTCGCGTCTACCAGGACGCCCTCTCGGGCGAGCATGCCCTCGAGCGCAACGCCTCCCAGTTCGGTCTCGACGACTGCTACCGCTCGCTGCCTCTCGGCGAAGAGCTCCTGACCGGCGCACGCGTGGTGCTTTTTCAGATTCCGCGCAGCCTCGGTGAACTCGACGAGATCGCCAGCGCCATTGCCCGCTACGCTGCGCCCGACGTTCTCGTCTTCGCCGGTGGCCGCATCAAGCACATGTCCGTCACCATGAACGAGGTGCTGCGCCGTCACTTCGGCGCCCTCAACGTGACGCCGGCACGCCAGAAGTCCCGCGTGCTGATCGCCACGTCACCCATCGCCACGGGCCCGTCCGACTGGCCGCACACCGAAGTGCACGAGGATCTCGGCCTCACCGTGCGCGCCCACGGCGCCGCATTTGCCGGCACCAGTGTTGATATCGGCACGCGCGCGCTGCTCGACGTGCTCGACCGCATGAAACCGGATGCCGAATCCGCGATTGATCTGGGCTGTGGCACCGGTGTGCTCGCCGCGGCTCTGGCCCTGCAGCGGCCGCGACTGCGCGTGATCGCTACCGATCAGTCGGCAGCTGCCGTGGCATCCGCTCGCGCCACCATGGACGCGAACGCGCTGGCCGAACGCGTGACCGTGGTGCGTGACGACGCCCTGAGCAGCCGCGCCGAGGGTTCGGCAGAACTCATTTTGCTCAACCCGCCGTTCCACATTGGGTCCTCCGTGCACGCCGGTATCGCACTCAAGCTGTTCGCAGACGCTGCCCGTGTGCTGAGCCCCGGCGGTGAGTTGTGGAGCGTCTGGAACACGCACCTGGGGTATCGCCCCGAGCTCACCCGCATCGTGGGCCCCACGCGCCAAGTGGGCCGTAACACCAAATTCACGGTGACGGTCTCCACCCGGCGCTAA
- a CDS encoding MerR family transcriptional regulator produces the protein MDENTPVFVISTAAELAGMHPQTLRQYDRLGLVCPERTAGKSRRYSMRDVVKLREIAELGVQGVSLEGIRRILELEDHVRRLESRLRDLETTLADELLNRPGRRVFAAGSAGDVISMRAGTRTRRANQVVIWRPRDHG, from the coding sequence ATGGATGAGAACACCCCGGTCTTCGTGATTTCTACGGCGGCGGAGCTTGCGGGTATGCACCCGCAAACTCTGCGCCAGTACGATCGCCTGGGCCTCGTGTGCCCCGAGCGCACCGCCGGAAAATCGCGTCGTTACTCGATGCGGGACGTCGTAAAACTGCGGGAAATCGCGGAACTTGGCGTTCAGGGGGTGAGCTTGGAGGGCATCCGTCGTATCCTCGAACTGGAGGATCACGTGCGTCGCCTCGAATCTCGCCTGCGAGATTTGGAAACGACGCTCGCCGACGAGCTTTTGAACCGACCGGGCCGCCGCGTTTTCGCGGCTGGCTCGGCCGGGGACGTCATCTCTATGAGGGCTGGTACCCGAACCCGGCGTGCCAACCAGGTTGTCATCTGGCGCCCTCGAGACCACGGTTGA
- a CDS encoding DnaJ C-terminal domain-containing protein produces MASQDWFDKDFYKVLGVSKDVTPAELKKAYRKLARKYHPDSNPGNPAAEAKFKELSEAHSVLSDAAQRKEYDAVRAMGSGARFAAPGGRGQSGGFEDAFGGMFGGGGGGGRQQSYTFEQGGFDDILGGMFGRGGQAGAGFGNPSGGYRGSGAPTRGLDMVASTTIDFITAVQGDQINLQTHDGRPMKVKIPAGVADGQKIRLRGKGQPSPDGGEHGDIVLTITVRRHPVFEREGLNLRVHIPVTFVEASLGATIEVPTLGGSPVKLRVTAGTPSGRVLRVKGRGVVTTKGTGDLLAEVQVAVPSHLSKDAEEKLRAFAEALPKENPRDEVIARAKG; encoded by the coding sequence ATGGCTAGCCAAGACTGGTTCGACAAGGACTTCTACAAGGTTCTGGGCGTCTCGAAAGATGTCACCCCGGCCGAACTGAAGAAGGCGTATCGCAAACTCGCTCGCAAGTACCACCCGGACTCCAACCCGGGGAACCCCGCCGCCGAGGCGAAGTTCAAGGAACTGAGTGAGGCGCACTCCGTGCTCTCCGACGCCGCGCAGCGCAAGGAGTACGACGCCGTTCGGGCTATGGGCAGCGGGGCGCGGTTCGCCGCGCCCGGCGGCCGTGGCCAGTCGGGTGGTTTTGAAGATGCCTTCGGCGGCATGTTCGGTGGCGGTGGCGGCGGAGGTCGTCAGCAGAGCTACACCTTTGAACAGGGCGGGTTTGACGACATTCTCGGTGGAATGTTTGGCCGCGGTGGCCAGGCCGGTGCCGGGTTCGGTAACCCCAGCGGCGGCTATCGCGGCTCGGGTGCGCCCACCCGTGGTCTTGACATGGTGGCCAGTACCACCATCGACTTCATCACGGCCGTGCAGGGTGATCAGATCAACCTGCAAACGCATGACGGTCGGCCGATGAAGGTCAAGATTCCGGCAGGCGTTGCCGATGGGCAGAAGATTCGCCTGCGCGGCAAGGGCCAGCCCAGCCCCGATGGCGGAGAGCACGGCGACATTGTGCTCACCATCACTGTGCGTCGACACCCGGTCTTCGAGCGTGAAGGCCTGAACCTGCGGGTACACATTCCGGTCACCTTCGTGGAGGCGAGCCTCGGAGCAACAATTGAGGTTCCCACCCTCGGTGGCTCACCCGTGAAGCTGCGGGTGACGGCCGGCACCCCGAGTGGGCGCGTGCTGCGGGTCAAGGGCCGCGGCGTCGTGACCACCAAGGGCACCGGAGACCTGCTCGCCGAGGTTCAGGTGGCTGTTCCGTCGCACCTCTCCAAGGACGCCGAGGAAAAGCTGCGAGCTTTTGCCGAGGCATTGCCGAAGGAAAACCCGCGCGATGAAGTGATTGCCCGGGCCAAGGGCTAG